The Solibacillus sp. FSL R7-0682 genome includes a window with the following:
- a CDS encoding bifunctional metallophosphatase/5'-nucleotidase has translation MQLKQLQILVTSDIHGYIMPTTFRQKIEPLGLAKVGTLIEQLREEKPTILIDNGDLIQGSPLTYYHHAFQEHKLDPVIEAANLLDYDFAVFGNHEFNYGKSYLDAVIAQSNFPWLSGNITNEDGTSYTQPYLVKEVSGIRIGFIALTTHFVTVWEEPRHIEGLSFKDAYEFANFWITQVKAHEQLDLIALCYHGGFENDLITGETLEATTGENQGYKMCKELDFDLLITGHQHRELAEKLFGKSIIQPGTKGNCLGVITIEIEKCFDKQQIHHKPSLVYVTDETPVHEGIVQQNKEVYSATEEWLDVTIGQLDTEIHFSDAFSVRVQKHPYIQLIQDIQMEMSGAPISCTALFHDQAGGFPAKITMRHIINNYIFPNTLKVLKVSGRHIMEALEQNATYFTIDQNNQLRVSKSFYYPKPQPYNYDMWEGIEYVMDIRKPLDQRITKALYNGEPLQPEAYYEVVMNNYRATGAGNFPYFAECEVIKDIQIDMTELIARYFQDHPTVESKLKKNWDILY, from the coding sequence ATGCAATTAAAACAGCTTCAAATTCTCGTAACGAGCGATATACATGGGTACATTATGCCAACCACTTTCAGGCAAAAAATAGAGCCTTTAGGGTTAGCTAAAGTGGGAACATTAATTGAACAGCTTCGAGAGGAAAAACCTACTATACTAATCGATAACGGCGATTTAATCCAAGGTAGTCCTCTCACTTACTATCATCATGCATTTCAAGAGCACAAACTGGATCCCGTAATCGAAGCGGCGAATTTACTAGATTATGATTTTGCGGTATTTGGAAACCATGAATTTAATTATGGGAAGTCGTATTTAGATGCAGTCATTGCTCAATCAAATTTCCCTTGGCTTAGTGGGAATATTACGAATGAAGACGGTACATCGTATACTCAGCCTTATTTAGTAAAAGAAGTTTCAGGCATTCGTATTGGCTTTATTGCGTTAACAACTCATTTTGTGACAGTTTGGGAGGAACCGCGACATATTGAAGGACTGAGCTTTAAAGACGCCTATGAGTTCGCCAATTTTTGGATTACACAAGTTAAGGCGCACGAGCAGCTAGACCTAATCGCCCTTTGTTATCATGGGGGCTTTGAAAACGATTTAATTACTGGAGAAACGCTTGAAGCAACTACGGGAGAAAATCAAGGCTATAAAATGTGTAAGGAACTTGATTTTGATCTATTAATAACGGGACATCAGCACCGAGAGCTAGCTGAAAAGCTATTTGGAAAATCTATTATCCAACCTGGTACAAAGGGAAACTGTTTAGGGGTTATTACAATCGAAATTGAGAAATGTTTTGACAAACAACAAATTCATCATAAGCCGTCCCTCGTCTATGTAACAGACGAAACACCTGTACACGAAGGAATTGTTCAACAAAATAAGGAGGTATATTCTGCTACTGAAGAATGGCTTGATGTAACAATTGGGCAACTAGATACGGAAATACATTTTTCCGATGCTTTTTCAGTTCGAGTACAAAAACACCCTTACATACAGCTTATCCAAGATATTCAAATGGAAATGAGCGGTGCTCCAATATCTTGTACCGCTTTATTTCACGATCAAGCAGGTGGATTCCCTGCGAAAATAACGATGCGGCATATTATTAATAATTACATTTTCCCTAATACGTTAAAGGTGTTAAAAGTTTCTGGACGGCATATAATGGAGGCACTTGAACAAAATGCTACCTATTTTACCATTGACCAAAATAATCAATTACGTGTATCAAAAAGCTTTTATTATCCAAAGCCTCAGCCTTATAACTATGATATGTGGGAAGGGATTGAATACGTAATGGATATACGTAAGCCTTTGGATCAAAGGATAACAAAGGCTCTTTACAATGGCGAACCGTTGCAGCCAGAAGCATATTATGAGGTCGTCATGAATAATTACCGCGCAACAGGTGCTGGAAACTTCCCTTACTTTGCAGAATGCGAAGTAATAAAAGATATTCAAATTGATATGACGGAATTAATTGCTCGTTATTTTCAGGACCACCCAACAGTTGAATCCAAGCTTAAAAAAAATTGGGACATCCTTTATTAA
- the lepB gene encoding signal peptidase I, whose amino-acid sequence MIKEKSEFLEWLKAGVLAALFVIAIRTFIFTPLVVDGASMMPTYADGDKVIVSKLGNSIEDFERFDIIVFEYAEHTNYIKRIIGLPGEHVAYKDDTLYINGEKYEEPYLDLYKSELLDPGTLTEDFTLEELTDHSTIPDGYFLVLGDNRRKSTDSRDARVGLISIDQIMGKATIRFYPFDHIGRVK is encoded by the coding sequence TTGATAAAAGAAAAAAGCGAATTTTTAGAATGGCTTAAGGCCGGTGTGTTAGCCGCTTTATTTGTAATAGCAATCCGTACTTTTATATTTACCCCACTTGTCGTAGATGGCGCTTCCATGATGCCTACATACGCAGACGGAGATAAAGTGATTGTCAGTAAATTAGGAAATAGTATAGAAGACTTCGAACGATTTGATATTATCGTCTTTGAGTACGCAGAACATACAAATTACATTAAACGAATTATAGGATTGCCTGGAGAACATGTTGCTTATAAGGATGATACGCTTTATATAAATGGGGAAAAATATGAGGAACCCTATTTAGACTTATATAAATCTGAATTATTAGATCCGGGTACATTGACTGAAGATTTCACCCTAGAAGAATTAACGGATCATTCTACAATTCCTGATGGATACTTCCTTGTGCTTGGCGATAATCGTCGTAAAAGTACAGATAGTCGAGATGCAAGAGTTGGATTAATTTCAATTGATCAAATTATGGGAAAAGCAACGATACGCTTTTATCCATTTGATCATATAGGTAGAGTGAAGTAA
- a CDS encoding VOC family protein produces MIKGLYEAHLPVKNLDKSMEFYEKLGLKMAWRDEDTAFFWIEEGKSWVGLWEGNEYQTLYHPSLRHIAFRVSYEDLKESLKWLDSIDVEGMPFGSRESIEPFIRPHQGNASVYFNDPDGNSLELMCYVEVPNNLKHITEKLSFEDWEKLVEITI; encoded by the coding sequence ATGATAAAAGGGTTATATGAAGCACATTTGCCAGTAAAAAATTTAGATAAATCAATGGAGTTTTATGAGAAATTAGGTTTAAAAATGGCTTGGCGTGATGAAGATACGGCTTTCTTTTGGATAGAAGAAGGTAAAAGTTGGGTGGGTTTGTGGGAAGGAAATGAGTATCAAACTCTTTACCATCCTTCTTTACGACACATTGCATTTCGAGTTTCATATGAAGATTTAAAAGAGTCTTTAAAATGGTTAGACTCTATTGATGTTGAGGGGATGCCATTCGGGAGTCGAGAATCTATTGAACCATTTATTCGACCACATCAAGGCAATGCTTCTGTTTATTTCAATGACCCAGATGGTAACAGTTTAGAATTGATGTGTTATGTTGAAGTTCCAAATAATTTAAAACATATTACAGAAAAGTTGTCCTTTGAAGATTGGGAGAAATTAGTTGAAATTACAATTTAA